The Streptomyces sp. NBC_01268 genome segment GGCCCGGGGCCGGGCGGGCCCAGGTCCAGGCGGGAGAGCAGAGGTGGCGCGAGCAGCGGTGCGGCACGGGCCTCCCGGCGGGGCCGGTGGTGCGGGCGGTGACGGGGGACGGGGGCCGTTTCCCGTCGCCCGTCGCTTCATCCGCGCCCTTCCCCCGCTGATCATCGTGGGCGGTGTCTGCTTCGACCTGGCGACTCCGCCCGAGTACACCGCGGCGCCGCTGTTCTCGGCGGCGCCGCTGATCGCCGCCCCCTTCTTCTCCACGTTGACGACGTTCCTGACGGGCGTCGCCGCCGTGCTCGCGAGCATCGGCCTGCACGTGTACAACGGCACGGTCAGTCGTGTCTCCTCGCTCACCGAGACGCTGACCGTCCTCACCGTCGCGGCGCTCGCCATGCTGATCAACCGGGTGGTGCGGCGCAGCGGCGAGCGGCTCGCGTCGGCGCGGGTGATCGCGGCGACGGCGCAGAAGGCGGTGCTGCCGACGCCCGCCGAGCGGATCGGCGGGCTGCAGATCGCGGCCCGGTACGAGGCGGCGCAGGCCGACGCGTTCATCGGCGGCGACCTGTTCGCCGTCCAGGACACCCCCTACGGGGTGCGGCTGGTCGTCGGCGACGTGCGGGGCAAGGGGCTGGACGCGGTGGAGGCCGTCGCCGTGGTCATCGGCGCCTTCCGGGAGGCGGCCGAACTGGAGCCGACGCTGGAGGGCGTGGCGCAGCGGCTGGAGCGGGCGCTGGACCGGGAGGGCACGCGGCGGGACGGGCTCGACGCCTTCGAGGGGTTCACGACGGCGGTCCTCGCGGAGATCCCGCGCGCGGACGGTGGCGGCGGTGTCGTGCGGGTCGTGAACCGGGGGCATCCGGAGCCGCTGCTGCTGTACGGGGACGGCGGGCTCGACCGGCTGCAGCCGACCGAGGCCGCGCTGCCGCTGGGGATGGGGGAGTTGGCGGTGTGGCCCGACCGGGCCGACGAGACGCCGTACCCGGCGGGCGCGACGCTGCTGCTCTACACGGACGGTCTCTCGGAGGCACGGGACGGGCGCGGGGTCTTCTACGATCCGGCGGAGCGGCTCGCGGGGCGGCTCTTCCCCGGCCCGGAGGAGCTGCTGGACGCGCTGGTGGCGGATGTGCGGCGGCACACCGGCGGGGGCTCGAACGACGACATGGCGCTGCTCGCGGTGAGCCGCCCGGCGGCGGGACAGCCGGAGCGGCGACGGACGATGCCGGTGGTGCCGCCGGAGGGGGCCGCGGAGACGTCTCCCGGGGGGCTTCCCGGGGGGCCTTCAGGGGCGCCTCCCGAGGGTGGTGACGGGACGTAGTCGAGGGGTGTCGCTCCGATAACAATTGATACAACGTCAGATTCCCGATGTGACGCGGATCCTGCCTGACCAGGGGTCAACTCGGGCCATTCCCTCTCAATCCAGCTAATGATCAAGGGGGACGGCTTGGAATCGGGAGGCCGTGTCTATTAACGTTCGATAACGCAGCGCGGTCGTCACAGCCGTCGCAAGAGACGGCACCGTGCGCGCGCGCCGAATCCCGCAAGGGAACCGGGGAACCACCACTTGGGGTGAATCGGGCCACGTCGCACCCGTGCGGCACACCCGTAGGAGACCTTCCTGCTCCGAACCCGTCAGCTAACCCGGTAGGCGAGAAGGAAGGAAAGGAGAGCGCCTCCGTGGCGTCCAACACCCCTGCTCCCGAAGCCCCCTTCGACTCATTCGGCACTCACGGTGCCGCGGGCACGGGCGGGGAGGAATGGAACCCCACCGAGGACTCGCTGCGGGCCCAGAACCGCTCCGGCGGCCGGCACCGGGTCGTCAAGCAGCGCTCCAACTTCGCCCGCTCCTCCACCGTCCTCGGTGTCGGCGTCATCGCCGCCGTCGGCGCGGGCGGCCTGGCCACCGCGCAGGAGAAGCCCCCGGTCGCCATCGCCCTGCCGGACCTCGACCTGCCCGACGCCTCCGAACTCCCCGGCATCGGCGACCTGATCGGCGGCAAGGACAAGAGCTCCGGCGACAGCGCCCAGGTCACGAACAACGCGCAGCCGCTCACCGCCCTCACCTACACCGCGCCCGCGGACAGCACCTCCGCCGCCGCGCCCGCGGGGACCAAGCAGCAGACCGCCGACGCCGGCGAGGCGCTGCGCGCCCGCATCCTCCAGCAGGCCGAGCAGCAGCAGGCCGCCGCCGACACCGCCGAGAAGGAGGCGGCGCAGAAGGCCGCCGCCGAGAAGGCGGCGACGGAGGCCGCGGCCAAGGCAGAGGCGGCGGAGAAGGCGGCGGCCGAGGCGAAGAAGAAGGCCGAGGCGGAAGCCGCGGCGAAGGCCGAGGCCGAGCGCCTGGCCAAGCTGGCCGCCAGCTACTCGCTGCCCACCTCCTCGTACACGCTGACCTCCACCTACGGCGAGGCCGGCTCGATGTGGTCCTCCGGCTACCACACCGGCCTGGACTTCGCCGCGCCCACCGGCACCCCGGTCAAGGCCGTCCACAGCGGCACCGTGAAGTCGGCCGGCTGGTCCGGCGCGTACGGCTACCGGATCGTCCTGGAGCTCGAGGACGGCACCGAGGTCTGGTACTGCCACCTGTCCTCGATGACGGTCGGCGCGGGCCAGTCCGTCGGCACCGCCGACACCATCGGCCGGGTCGGCGCCACCGGCAACGTCACCGGCCCCCACCTCCACCTGGAGGTCCACACCCCGTCCGGCGGCGGCATCGACCCGGCGGGCTGGCTGCGCTCGAAGGGCCTCAGCCTCTGACGTCCGGCCGGACGTCACCCGCGGAAGCGGAATAGGCCCGGCCACGCGGGGGGTTGACCACCTCATGACTTCTCTCCGCAAGCTGGGCTCCTCCGACCTGCACGTCTTCCCGCTCGCCCTCGGCGGCAACGTCTTCGGCTGGAGCGCCGACGAGGCGCAGTCCTTCGCCGTCCTCGACGCGTACACCGCCGCGGGCGGCAACTTCGTCGACACCGCCGACCTCTACTCCGCGTGGGCCGAGGGCCACGAGGGCGGCGAGTCCGAGACCGTCATCGGCCGCTGGCTCGCCTCCCGCGGCAAGCGCG includes the following:
- a CDS encoding M23 family metallopeptidase, with protein sequence MASNTPAPEAPFDSFGTHGAAGTGGEEWNPTEDSLRAQNRSGGRHRVVKQRSNFARSSTVLGVGVIAAVGAGGLATAQEKPPVAIALPDLDLPDASELPGIGDLIGGKDKSSGDSAQVTNNAQPLTALTYTAPADSTSAAAPAGTKQQTADAGEALRARILQQAEQQQAAADTAEKEAAQKAAAEKAATEAAAKAEAAEKAAAEAKKKAEAEAAAKAEAERLAKLAASYSLPTSSYTLTSTYGEAGSMWSSGYHTGLDFAAPTGTPVKAVHSGTVKSAGWSGAYGYRIVLELEDGTEVWYCHLSSMTVGAGQSVGTADTIGRVGATGNVTGPHLHLEVHTPSGGGIDPAGWLRSKGLSL
- a CDS encoding PP2C family protein-serine/threonine phosphatase translates to MARAAVRHGPPGGAGGAGGDGGRGPFPVARRFIRALPPLIIVGGVCFDLATPPEYTAAPLFSAAPLIAAPFFSTLTTFLTGVAAVLASIGLHVYNGTVSRVSSLTETLTVLTVAALAMLINRVVRRSGERLASARVIAATAQKAVLPTPAERIGGLQIAARYEAAQADAFIGGDLFAVQDTPYGVRLVVGDVRGKGLDAVEAVAVVIGAFREAAELEPTLEGVAQRLERALDREGTRRDGLDAFEGFTTAVLAEIPRADGGGGVVRVVNRGHPEPLLLYGDGGLDRLQPTEAALPLGMGELAVWPDRADETPYPAGATLLLYTDGLSEARDGRGVFYDPAERLAGRLFPGPEELLDALVADVRRHTGGGSNDDMALLAVSRPAAGQPERRRTMPVVPPEGAAETSPGGLPGGPSGAPPEGGDGT